A window of Oryza glaberrima chromosome 2, OglaRS2, whole genome shotgun sequence genomic DNA:
TTTAGGCCCTGCTtgtttcagcttaggattactataatctggattattagtaataatctgaaacaaacaggtagattattatgatagattgttataatctataagccagattaatATAATCTGATAATCTCCTCTAAACGtgctttttttagattattgggtggctaaagaTCGCTACCCTTATTCTACTATAATCCattgaaacaaacaaatcataGCTTATTCTAttatagcttattataatccagcttatagtaatctggctcaataatctggattacAATAATGTTAAGTTGAATCAAACAGAATTCAGGGCCttagtttataaaattagaaCTTGCATGGACATTTTCCTTTTGGGATGGTGCTTGTTGTGAAATTTCTCTACTATAAAGCTATACGAGTTAACAATCTGCATAAATCTTTTCGCAAAtaccatttttttctatataaataaaaaagatcactGAACACTGATATTCCTGATTTCCTACACTCTAATCAAGTAGCCTGATGTTGACAAGGGTTAGACCAGCCTGCAGTAACTGCTTGGTTCTTGGTGGGTGGTAaaggaaaagttcaaaaatcccAATGTCTGTTTTTGCATTATATAACAAGTGTTTGAGTACTGTTCGGAGTTAAAAATTTTGGAGATTCATACAGATTGGTAGAAAATGCAAAATTGCGAGTCTGGTATTAAAGATGAAATTTGGAAAGTATAATCCTGGTGTGAGCCCTTTCTGAAACCTGTTGCATTTTGTTTTATAGATTGCTGGGCGGAACCGGATAAGCGTCCAGGTTGCCAGGAGATCCTCACCCGCTTGCTTGACTGCGAATACACCTTATGTTGAGATAATCTGCCTCTGGTCTGTATAGCGGTTTTAGAGGCAGCGAATTGGTTCGGCTTATACATCGTTTCTTTTTCCCATTTCTCATCATTTTGACATCGTTGATGATGTAAATTGGCAACCTGTACTATAATAAGCAAGCCTCAAAGCATCTTTAATGTTACACCATTGGTCGTGTGACCATTTTccatggtactccctccgtttcatcaTTACCCGCAGCCATCATTTACCAAATATTGGACCTCCGAGTTTTGTCCCTTTCCCAGTTACGAAGTGAATGTAACTGTTCTCCATGAACATGTTGCGAGGTTACTGCTTTAAATGGTGCTTGGAATTGGCTGCTCTCTTCAAGGTATCCTCTCTACGATTTTTAGTCATACATGTTTATTAGTTATTACTCCTGCAAGTCGTACTGGCATTCCTATACAATCAAATAAGATGTTAACCctcctagttttttttaatttttttaaaaagctcCATGGCATGTTtagattatagccaaaataaactttgccaaaattttagcaggatttttatgtatttactaaatctggtaacaaactaaacatatatttttttaggtaacttaaaaaaaaaaggtatgatTGAAAATGTCATCAAAGTGAATAGCCCCCTAGTTCCGATATTCAACTCAAGGGATTTGTTGCGTGTCGGTCAACTGGAACTTGTTTAGCAGTCGGGTAGAAAATTAGAAACACCTACAAATAATCTGAATGGGACGCTCCATTGTTCAGCATTTTCTAGGATTAAATAATTGATAGTCTTGGCTACGCATATAAATCCACAATATCTACACCGCGTGGTTATACCGACACCTGAACAAAAGAAAGTCGCACGGATACCAACAGAAATCACCATTTTATAGCTATCATATACTGAGTATGCCGCAAGTTAATCCATAGATTAGGACTAGAACCACGAATTAGTCTTCACACGACAATAGCTTCAAATTCATTATTTAGTGTTGGGATCAATCTTCTTCCAAAAGAAATGGAGCATCTGACGTGTCTTTTGGAAAGAACGACTCAGCTGACATCCGAATTCCGAAAGTAAGTGATCACATTTCAAGTTTTTGACCAAATTTCACCGAACGAAAGTGACACCGGCTAAGACCGACTTAACGATCCTCacgcacggcgttcttccacttgccggccacctcctcgagcgcgcggcgcgacgccCCGTCTGGCGaccacgccctcgccgccgccgtcgcctgcaGCTCCCTCGcccggcgacgcacggcgctcCCCTTCTCCCCTGGATCCATGAGCTCCTTCACCGCTGCCGCGACCTCCTTCCGCGacaccacgccgccgtcgccgccgcgtgccaCCGGACGTAGCGCCACCCCGGCTACCTCCGTCAGGATGACCGTGTTCATCTTCTGCTCGGCGTACAGCGGCCACGCGATCATCGGCACGCCGGAGGACACGCTctccagcgtcgagttccacccgcagtgcgacacgaacgccgccgtcgccgggtgCGCCAGCACGCGCACCTGCGGCGCCCACGACGCCACGGCGAGGCCCCGCCCGCTCGTCCTCTCCACGAAGCCCTCGGGGAGGAAGTCCATCGGgttgccatggccggcgccCATGGAGTAAGGCAGCCTGCCCGTGCTCGGCATGCGCACCACCCAGAGGAAGCTGTGGCCGCTCATCTCCAGCCCGGCAGCAAGCTCGGCCGTCTGCTCCACGGACAgcgcgccgccggagccgaAGGAGACGTACACCACCGACCCCGCCGGCTGGCGGTCCAGCCACTCCAAGCACGCCGACTCGTCGGGGTCCTCGTTGGAGTTCGGCCGGACGAACGGCCCGACGAGGTACACCGGCGGGAACGCGCCGTTCTCCGCGTCTCGCCTGAACGCTTCCGCGGCGCCCGGCTCCATCTCCGGGAAGCTGTTCACCAAGAAGCCATCGGCGCCGCCGTATCGCCGCCCCTCCTCGAGCACGTAGGCGTAGTTCGGATCGGCGCAATCCTGGAACCCGTCAGGAATTTCGTCGTGGCGGAGCGGCGCGCAACTGGGGAGCACGAGCGGGTCCGGGAGGTCACGgtactcgccggcggcggcgtcgtcatGGAGCTCCACGACGCTGCGCACGACGGAGATGAAGCTGATGCTGGTCGGGAAGAACACGTACCCGGGCacgccgagctcggcggcgagcgccaggGCCGGCGTGCCGAAGAAGTCGCACACGATCGCCGCGGTGGTGGAGCCGATGCCGACGACGAGCGCGCGGAGCTGCGGGACGAAGCGGCGCATGACCTCGTACATAAAACAGCCGCCGACGTCCGCCGGGGGCGGGAGAACGGCGGTGGCCACGGAGGCCGGCAGCGAGGAGagcacggcggcgtcggtggccggGTCGGAGAGGCCGGCGAGCGTGACGAGCGTGGCCGCGACGCCGTGGTGGtcggcgagccgccgcgccaGCTCGGCCATCGGGATGAggtggccggcgccggggcTCGCCAGCAGCACGACGTGCGGCCGGTGATCCTCCGCCGTGGTGCTTGCGAACGGCTCCATCGGTCGTCTGTAAGACGGTGTAGTGTGCGACTGTGTGTTGTGTGTAGACGACAATACGAGTCGTATATATAGCCCACGGCCACGCATGCAGCTCGAGAAAACATATGCGTCATTAGCAATTCCCTAATTATAATTGTGGCAGTTGACGATATCTTTTCTTCAACAAAGCTACCGGTAGCTATTAGTGAACAGTGTGCCCCAGAACCTGGCGAATCTTAAAACGAAAGAAAGATTATGTGATAGTGTagcagccggcggcgatggctcctcctgttttttttaagtacttatagAATATTCGAcagtttttttaaggaaaaaaacttTCACATGTAACTAATTACAACGTATCTAGTATGAAACTGTTATATAACTATTACGTAACTAAtatgtaacttatatgtaacttttaaagCCACATGGCATCGCAAGTGTCTAGCGCAGCGGTCTTGCAAGCAACAAGTCTAGGGTTCGATTCCTACTTGGGCACATgcggttattttttttatatctcggTATCACGAATTTTAAAGAACATCTGACGGtggaaaatttgaaagttttaagGAAATAAATCAGTTGAATGTTTTTTGAGCAAAACCGTTTTTTGTTAAAAGACATTTAAGGACTTGTAGCATCTTTTTATCATCCTATCGAGGGACCCTTAGTTTTTTATATGTTATCTAacgttttcttttaaaaaataaataatatagattaatatgaaatactATCACTATACAaatatgcaaattcaaattgaaCTTCTACAGGTTGTAACAACAATAACACATAATTATATACAATAACACATAATTATATACAtactttaattatttttatttttattttttttggtaatttgTAGAGGTTGAATTTAGgtttgcatgtttgtagagtgatatattttagagtaattttcacaaaactacatgtaatTTGATCAATCTacttaaaactatatatttaagaaagTGTAACCtagaactacaaatttaaaatcatatttttcagaaaactatatatttaaggtaTTATATCATAAATCTACAAATTtaatatcatattttatcacaaaactataactttATAACCTCAATAGTGCTATGgatataaactttaaaatctgTATATAGTTCTTTCATAACTTCattactaaatatgtagttttgtgatacaatgctataaatttgtagttttgtgataaatttcaCTCTAAAACTGTAGTTTCGTGATACACATTTTTAAAACTACAGTTTCGTGCTAGTTtggtcaaaatatatatagttttatgaaatttactctattttttatattaatctatgttgtgaATATATTTGTTAAAACATAATATAACTATTTAGGTGGCATGAAAGAATGAGAGAATGTCTCCTCGAgagatggaaatctatctttCTATCATATAATTTAACTATGTGTCATTGTGACTAGGTTATAACTAAATGCCCTTTGGgcttaactatttgtcactaaAAAGAGGTGATATCTGAGGAGAATTGTAATGTCCCGCCTCTTTCAGGCCGGGCCCATTGTAACGTCCCACCTCGGGCGGGCCCATTTACATCTGGCAACTTTTCTTAGATATAGATTGCcttcacagaccaacacaaatCTTTTCTaaacactttgtcctcactcgtgtgcacccgagAAGAATTTCCCGAGCTTTTCTTGGATATAGACTACCCTCACCCTCACATATCAACACAAGTCTCTtatgcacactttgtcctcactcgtgtgcacccgatAAGAATTTCTCGGTCGATGATGAGCAGCTTTTCTTGGATATAGACTGAGGAGAATTGTAACGTCCcacctctcccaggccgggtcTACTTATATCTGGTAGCTTTTCTTGGatatagactgccctcacataCCTcgagaagaatttcccggtcagtaaggccgggcccacttataTCTGGCAGCTTTTCTTGGACATAGACTGTGATACCATTatgtagggctgtcaacgagccaaGCTCGAGCGAGCCTCCCTATCTAGGCTCGAGCTCGGTGCAAACTCGAGTCGAGCTCGAGCCAAGCTTAATTTCAGTGCGAGCTTGTAGCTGggttcgagctcggctcgttcaGCCTCGAGCTTTTCTCGAGCTTACTGCCAAACatgctagtagtactactccatTGCATGCACGTATCACAATTTCCTAAGCTCAAGCAATCaagcttagggtgtgtttaggctgtgtttagatccaaagtttggatccaaacttcagtccttttccatcacatcaacctgtcatacatacacaacttttcagtcacatcatctccaatttcaaccaaaatctaaactttgcactgaactaaacacaaccttagtttACGtcaaagttagaagtttggttgaaattggaacgatgtgatggaaaagttggaagtttgtgtgtgtaggaaagttttaatgtaatagaaaagttaaaagtttgaagaaaaagtttggaactaaactcggccttagatGGAAAACAAATCGCAAAAGTCACCACCATTTAAGAGAAAAGGTAGAATGTGCTGATTAGATGGGAAAAAGCACTACCAAATCTTTCAAATAACGTTGGAATACTATACGTTGACTCATTGAGGCATGCATAGCACAATAGCACACCTGACACCTATTGCAAGCCATGCATCTTTTTTATTGGGAAGTGGCAAAATAGTAACAGCAATGGTAGAGTTTGCTAGGCATTGAACGAGGAGAGAGATTGAGGAGTACACTAGCAGACGAGGCTCGTCGAACTACTCGATCTCGGCTCGGCAGGTTCACGAGCTCATGGTCAGGCTTGAGCTCGGTTTGACTCTCAGACGAGTCGAGCTCAAGTCGAGTTTTTAACAAGTCAAGCTCGAGCTGCTCGTGAGCCCCGAGTTTCTTTGACAGCCCTACCATtatgtaacgtcccgcctctcctagaatttcccggtcggtgagaccaggcccacttacatctggcaatTTTTCTTGCCTCTCCCAGGATTTCCCGATCGGTGAGGccaggcccacttacatctggcagttTTTCAAGGATTTCTCGGTCGGTGAGGCCAGGCCCACTTACACCTGGCAGTCTTTGTTGGGCATAGACTATGATACCATtatgtaacgtcccgcctctcctagGCCGGGCTCACTCACCCATCCTGAAATAGTAAAATTGCTTCAGGCCAAAcagcttaacctcagagttcattggagatcggcttctggaaaagaagttgcaacttgttggtatgagtattctattaattctattaagccctgggccaggatgtcacatgcAAAATTATAAGGTTATTTTCTTTCCATTGCAAGAATCTGACTCGATCCTACAGTTAAAAATTTAGAAGTTGTGGGACAAAAGAACTGGCGAACTAATGTTTCTTCTAGCGAATTCGAAAAAAGGAAACACGGCGATATACAATAGAGTTTCTAGAATTATAGTGGATTCAGTTTGTTTGCATCGTTCACATACTTATGCTCTGTTATCATACACAAAGGATAAAGAGGAATGCCAACACACGTTACAAATTAGGTAATTTACTACGTACAGTATATACTTTACATATAAAACGGTACTAGTAGTAGCTACGATCAAGAACCAGCAACGCGCCCATCGTTTTGTATACAATTTTTCACATGGCCAGCGACGACCATGTATATCCAACAGTTTCTTCCTGATCCACAGCACAACCAGCTGTGGGCGCGCTCCATTGTTCAGCATTTTCTATGATTAAATAAATGATAGTGTTGGCTACGCATATAAATCCACAATATCTACACGGCGTGGTTATAAAAGAAAGTCGCACGGATACCAACAGAAATCAACATTTTAGTTATCATATACTGAGTATGCCGAAAGTTGGTCCATAGATTAAGATTAGAACCACGAATTGTAAGTCTTCACACGAGAATAGCTTCAAATTCTTTATTTAGTGTTGGGATCAATCTTCTTCCAAAATAAATGAAGCATCTGACATGTCTTTTAGAAAGAACGGCTCGGCTGACACCCGAATTCCGAAAGTGAGTGCTCACCTTTCAAGTTTTTGACCAAATTTCACCGAACGAAAGTGACACCGGCTAAGACTGACTCAACGATCCTCATGCACGGCGTTCTTCCACTTGCCGGCCACCTCCTCtagcgcgcggcgcgacgccCCGTCCGGCGAccacgccctcgccgccaccgccgcttgcAGCTCCCTCGCCCGGCGACGCGCGGCGCTCCCCTTCTCCCCTGGATCCATGAgctccttcaccgccgccgccacctcctcccgcgacaccacgccgccgcgcgccaccggaCGTAGCGGTAGCGCCACCCCGGCTACCTCCGTCAGGATGGCCGCGTTCATCTTCTGCTCGGCGTGCAGCGGCCACGCGATCATCGGCACGCCGGAGGACACGCTCTCCAGCgccgagttccacccgcagtgcgacacgaacgccgccgtcgccgggtgCGCCAGCACGCGCACCTGCGGCGCCCACGACGCCACGGCGAGGCCCCGCCCGTTCGTCCTCTCCACGAAGCCCTCGGGGAGGAAGTCCATCGGGTTGCCGTAGCTGGCGCCCATGGAGGAAAGGAGCCCGCCCGTTCTTGGCATGCGCACCACCCAGAGGAAGCTGTGGCCGCTCATCTCCagcccggcggcgagctcgcgcgtCTGCTCCACGGACAgcgcgccgccggagccgaAGGAGACGTACACCACCGACCCCGCCGGCTGGCGGTCCAGCCACTCCAAGCACGCCGACTCGTCGGCGTCCTCGTCGGACCTTGGCCGGACGAACGGCCCGACGAGGTACACCGGCGGGAACGCGCCGTTCTCCCCGTCTCGCCTGAACGCTTCCGCGGCGCCCGGCTCCATCTCCGGGAAACTGTTCACCAAGaagccgtcggcgccgccgtatCGCCGCCCCTCCTCGAGCACGTAGGCGTAGACCGGATCGGCAGAATCCCGGAACCCGTCGGGGATGTCGCCGTGGCGGAGCGGCGCGCATCCGGGGAGCACGAGCGGGTCCGGGAGGTCACGgtactcgccggcggcggcgccgtcgtggaGCTCCACGACGCTGCGCACGACGGAGATGAAGCTGATGCTGGTCGGGAAGAACACGTACCCGGGCACGCCGAGCTCAGCGGCGAGCGCCAGGGCCGGCGTGCCGAAGAAGTCGCACACGATCGCGGCAGCGGGGGAGCCGACGACGAGCGGGCGGAGGTGCGGGACGGAGCGGCGGACGAGCTCGAACATCACGGAGCCGAAGCCGATGTCCGCCGGGAGGTCGTCGAGGGCGACGggcgggagcacggcggtgGCCACGGAGGCCGGCAGCGAGGAGagctcggcggcgtcggtggccggGTCGGAGAGGCTGGCGATCGTGACGACGGTGACCGCGAAGCCGTGGTCGGACACGAGCCGCCTCGCCAACTCGGCCAGCGGGATGAggtggccggcgccggggcTGGCCATCAGGacgacgtgcggcggcggcggcggcagtgacgTGTCAGTTGCACCGGtggccgcctccgccatggTTGAGTGCAGAGTATGGAGTACGCTTCTACTTATTTTTGGTGTCGTGCCGCGTCGCGTCGCTTTGCAGTTTGAGAATGGAAAGCAGATGCCAAGTGCAATGAAAATTAAGGCCCAGCTTGGAACTTAGGAAGATAAAGAAACTAattagtaaaaaataaaaagaagcagCAGGCAAAATTTGCCACGGACATCTAAAAGCTAAGCTATGTAATTAGCTGGAAGACACTCAAAAAACGCGACACTACTAATAGGCACcataaaatttatgtaattagctgTAGTACATCTAAgacaatattttatcattttcagTGAAAAACAGGAGATAGAAATTTCAAAAGGACATAAATGCCCTCGGCCTAAGTAACATGTACCCGAAATCTCCATCCAACTTAACTCTAGGCTAtcgatggtgacggcggcggcggcggcaggcgactgACTTCTTCTTCGACAACggctggtggcggtggtgggcaaGCGGCTTCTGCTTCAACGGTGgctggtgacggcggcggcggcttcggctgGTTGTGGCGTTGGGAAGCGACAGCGGTGGTGATGGCTCGGCCGGTCATGGTGCACCAGGAGCTCGCCGCgctgcaggagcagcagcaccatGATTTCATGCCGTCGCCACaccaacagcaacagcaacagcagctagcgtagcagcagcaacagtagCTAGTGCAGAACGATGCCCAACAACAacagctagcagcagcaacgcCGTGGCCGACGATGCCctacgaccaccaccacccgctgctgcagccgctctgcaacgccgccgccgccacggcgcagAGCTCGGCCACGTCCGTGCCACCGACGCCACAGCCGCACCGcacctgcccgccgccgctgcgcacCTGTCCGCCACGGTGCTGCTGCAGAAGGCAGTGCAGATGGGCTGCTCACGAGGCAGGGaccggaggaggaagggaggtcGCTCTCAGCCCTCTCACTCGCCGAGAACCGCCAGCTCCTCATCCTGCTCAACATCtccctcgccgtcctcgtcggctGCAGCGTCGTGTTGCTCTCGAGCTCGGTGCCACCGCTTGCCATTGCGCCTTAGGTATGGTAGCCGCCGcgccttgccgtcgccggcggtgagacctggaggagcgccgccgctttTTCCGCCACGTGCGTGAGGAAGAAGGATAGGAGAGAGATGTAGGCCCATGCCGCGTGAGACCAGGTGGTTAAAACCTATTAAAAAGGACACTGTCTATAACGAGATCGTTCTCTCTATGGTCATAACCAGATATCTCAATCTCATGTCTAGTTGCTACTAGTATACTCAAAAgtgaatgtattttttttcttcttatggaATTTTCTCTTAGATTACACACCCgatttacgatccgattacaccattgtgtttataacaattaaatct
This region includes:
- the LOC127762470 gene encoding UDP-glycosyltransferase 72B1-like; this translates as MEPFASTTAEDHRPHVVLLASPGAGHLIPMAELARRLADHHGVAATLVTLAGLSDPATDAAVLSSLPASVATAVLPPPADVGGCFMYEVMRRFVPQLRALVVGIGSTTAAIVCDFFGTPALALAAELGVPGYVFFPTSISFISVVRSVVELHDDAAAGEYRDLPDPLVLPSCAPLRHDEIPDGFQDCADPNYAYVLEEGRRYGGADGFLVNSFPEMEPGAAEAFRRDAENGAFPPVYLVGPFVRPNSNEDPDESACLEWLDRQPAGSVVYVSFGSGGALSVEQTAELAAGLEMSGHSFLWVVRMPSTGRLPYSMGAGHGNPMDFLPEGFVERTSGRGLAVASWAPQVRVLAHPATAAFVSHCGWNSTLESVSSGVPMIAWPLYAEQKMNTVILTEVAGVALRPVARGGDGGVVSRKEVAAAVKELMDPGEKGSAVRRRARELQATAAARAWSPDGASRRALEEVAGKWKNAVREDR
- the LOC127763781 gene encoding hydroquinone glucosyltransferase-like, whose amino-acid sequence is MAEAATGATDTSLPPPPPHVVLMASPGAGHLIPLAELARRLVSDHGFAVTVVTIASLSDPATDAAELSSLPASVATAVLPPVALDDLPADIGFGSVMFELVRRSVPHLRPLVVGSPAAAIVCDFFGTPALALAAELGVPGYVFFPTSISFISVVRSVVELHDGAAAGEYRDLPDPLVLPGCAPLRHGDIPDGFRDSADPVYAYVLEEGRRYGGADGFLVNSFPEMEPGAAEAFRRDGENGAFPPVYLVGPFVRPRSDEDADESACLEWLDRQPAGSVVYVSFGSGGALSVEQTRELAAGLEMSGHSFLWVVRMPRTGGLLSSMGASYGNPMDFLPEGFVERTNGRGLAVASWAPQVRVLAHPATAAFVSHCGWNSALESVSSGVPMIAWPLHAEQKMNAAILTEVAGVALPLRPVARGGVVSREEVAAAVKELMDPGEKGSAARRRARELQAAVAARAWSPDGASRRALEEVAGKWKNAVHEDR